The sequence below is a genomic window from Mycobacteroides abscessus ATCC 19977.
CCTGAGGGTTGTTGACGCTGCTCTTACCCGCGTAGCAGCCGGGAGGAGGCGTCGGGCCCGCCGCAGCGATCGGTGCACCCAGCAAGGCCACTGTCGCCGCGACACCGACTCCGCCAAGCATTGCAACGATTGACTTATTCATGTGATGTTTCCTTTCTGCTCGGTCAACTTGCTAATGGCCAGGGCAGTGGACATCACTTGCCTAAGACATCAACGTTGATGCATTCACCCAGTTCAACGGCTTCAAGGATCACCTAGTTCCCAACTTATGAGATGTTCGGTTGATTCTCAGCTAAATCTCAGAGTACCCCATGGGGGTTGGGGTCTGGGAAAAGTGGTATATAGCCGTTAACCGTCCGTTAACCAGGCGAAACCGTCACATCGGTGTAGATCAGATGATCTATAATTCGATCATGCGATCTAAAAGGGGCCGCGATCGAACCTTCACCGAGACCGCCCGCCGGCAGCAGATCATTGCGTGCGCCATTGACGTCATCGCAGAGGTGGGCTATCCGCAGACCACGATCCGAAAGATCGCCGACCGCGCCGGCATCGCAATGAGTGTGGTGCTGTACCACTTCGGCACCAAGGACGGACTCATCGAGGCGGTCATCGCGTCCATGTATCAGGCCGCGCTCGAGACTGTGCCCCCTGCGATAAACCGGGCGCGCACACAGACGGACAAGCTTGCGGCCTATATCCGCTCCAGTATCGACTATTTCGATACGCATCGGCCGCAGCTCACCGCCTTGGCGCAGCTTGGCACGAGCTATAAACCCCATAGCGGCAAGCATTTTGGCGACCTCGGACTGACACCCGAGTTGTCCGAACAGCTTGCCCAGCTCGACCCCGCAACCCTACTGCGCGCCGGTCAAAAGACGGGCGAATTCTGTTATTTCCCAGTTGATTCGACTGCCATCGCACTGCAGGCGGCCGTCAACGCGGTGGTTGAAAAGATACTGCGCGATCCGGAGTTCGATGTGCATCGTTATTCGGACGACCTGGTGAAGATGTTCAGCCGAATGGTCCGTAACGCGTGATGGCAGATATCGTCATTGCCGCGCTCGGCAGCCACGGTGACGTCGCCCCGTTGACCGGCGTCGGCGCTCGTCTTCAGCAGGCCGGCCATAGGGTAACCCTCACCGCATACGACCGCTTCGCGTCGCTTGTCCGCAGCTGTGGCATAGGTTTTCGTGGTGTCTCCGAACCCCGTGAGTCTTCCGATGAGGCCGATGTCGACGTCACGGGAGCACTATTCCAATTCCTTGCTCCACAAGGCATGCGGTCTCTCGGTACCGCGTTGCTGACAGCATTGCAAGACACACCTACCGACATCTTGCTGCTGTCGCCGTTCTCAGAACTTGCCGGGCATCCGCTGGCCGAGGCGAAAGGCATCCCCTGCGCGGGAATCCGATTCCAGCCCTACTCTGCTACCGCCGATTTTCCCCCGGCCACGCTCGGGGGGTGGTCCGCGGGGCCGACGGGTAATCGGCTGGCGTCACGGGCCGGGCTGAGCTGGTAGATCGATTCTACGGCGGCGTCACGGCCGGCTTTCGCCGCGATTTCTGCCTACCCAAAGTATCGGCCAGGCGGCTACGCGAGCAACGCACCAAAGCGGGATGGACTGTTCTACACGGCTTTTCGCCGCACATCGTGCCACGGCCCGCAGGCTGGCGTCCCGGCCTGGAGATCTGCGGGTACTGGTGGCCGCAAACCGATCCACAGTGGCGCCCCGACGCCGCACTTGTCGATTTCCTCAGGGCGGGCCCGCCACCGGTCTACGTCGGATTCGGCAGCACAATGACCTCTGCCAAGCAGTCAGAGCACATATCGCAACTCGTCCGGAGCGCTCTACGCCGGGCCGGGGTGCGGGGCATCGTACAAGCAGGCTGGGCAGGAATCGATGTCGGCGATGAGACCACCCTCACCGTAACGGAGGTGCCGCACCGTTGGCTGTTTCCCCACGTGGCCGCTGTCGTACATCACTGCGGCGCAGGGACAACCGCCGCCGGCTTACGCGCCGGGGTCCCCACTGTCGCCGTACCCGGCCTGGGCGATCAGCCCTTCTGGGCTCGGCGGCTGCGCGATCTCGGGCTCAGCGCGGATACGGTGCCACAGCGCACCCTGACGGTCGAACGCCTCGCAGCCGCCATCCGCACCGCGGTGACCGACCCGGGAATCAAGATCCGGGCGCGGCGAATCTCCGACTTGCTCGCCGCCGAGGACGGGGCGGCTCACGTGGTCTCGTCTGTCAACCGGTTGTTGGGCTGAGTCCCGGTCTGCAGATCCTTGCAGGTGACCGAGGAAGTCCGCGACACCCCTCGTGAGTCGATCCCCAACATCGGCGGGGTGTGAACTCGGTCGCGGTCTCCTGGTCATACCTGCTAAAAGAATTACGGCAACAGTGTTGCCGTAATTGCCCCGCGCTGTCAAGACAGACATACTGACCGCTATGACGGACGAGCGACGCATGCGAGGTCGCCCGCCCCTGCCCATGGAAACGATCGTCGACGCGGCCTTGCAGATCGTGGACGAAGAGGGCGGTGAGGCCCTCTCCATGCGGGCATTGGCGAGGCGGCTCGACTCCGGGACCGCGACCATTTACCGCCATTTTGCAAATCGCACCGAGGTCGTCGCGCACGTTGTCGATCGGGTCTTCGGCGAGGTTCAGTTGGATGATCCTGCGTTGGCGAGAATGCCGTGGCAAGACGCATGCATCGTTAGTTCACGGGCACTGTTCGACGCCCTGCGCCGCCATCCAAATGTGGCCATGCTGTTGGCCGACCAAATTCCCGTCGGACCCAACGTCTTCATGATTCGCGAACACACACTCACGCTCTGTCTCCAAGCGGGGTTCTCCCCGGCCGAGGCGATTCGCATCTACATGACACTGGGCCGCTACGTGCTGGGCTTCGCAAATCAGATAGGTGCGGAACATCGGGCAAGCGAGGCCGATATCGCGATGCTGACCCGGCTCGTCGAAAATATCGATCTGGCGAGCTACCCGTCCACACTGGCCACCGCCGGCGTCACCCTCGTCCCGCTCGATGAGGAGTTTGATTTCGGCCTAGGGCTCATTGTGGCAGGGCTCGAGGGTCTTCGGCACGGCGAGTAGCGACACCGTGCGGACCGAATCCATGCCGGCCCAATCCCCACGGCAGAATGACCATGATGATCGCATCGGGGTACGTTTTGAGTACCGACACCGCGGTGACGCTGCTCGCCGCAGGACTCATTTTTCTACTCTCACTGGTATTGGGCGTGTGGAAATACCGCCAGATGGTCACCGGCCCAAACCACCTCGCTCACCCGTATGTGGATACCGCACATCGAGCGGCGTTGCTTTACTCGTTCGCCACCTTGCTCACCGCAGTATTCGTCGAACTGAGTGCGTGGCCCAGCTGGGTAAACCTCACCGCCGCAATGATGCTGGTCTTCTTCTTCGTCGCGGCGATCGCCAGCTACATCGCCCACGGAGCGCTTCGTGACACCACCAATCAGTTCGAAAAGCCCACCATCGGGCTGTATCTGGCAATGGCACTGCTCATCCTCGGCGAAATCGGCGGATTCAGTGTTCTGCTAGCCGGATTCGCGCGCGCCCAATGGTTCTCGTGACACTCGGCGAAAACAGTCACCATACGTACGGCATGAGGCGATAGCGGGCGGCCCGTGTGTACGCGCGGTATCCGTCGAGCTCTTCGACGAGTAGCTTCTCCTCGTCGACAATGCGCACGATGAGCACCAACAGACTGGGCACCACGCAGGCCAGGCCCCAGTACGAGCCAAGGGCCAGCGGAAACCCGACGATGGTGATGAAGTTGCCGGTGTACATCGGGTGGCGCACAAGCCCGTACAGACCGGTCGTGACCAGAGTCTGGCCCGTCTCCACCCGAACTGTGGAGGCCGCGAAGCCGTTCTGGACGACCACCAGGCTGGTCACACCCAGTCCAACCGCCACCAAGACATCACCTGCCGCGCAGATCGCCGGGGGCACCGACGACCATCCGAAGCGATGGTCAAGGGCGCTGATCACGACCATGGCGGCCAGGGAGAAATACCAACTTCCGATGAGTACCTTCTGCAGACTCCGGGTTTCGGCCACCGGTCCCGCCCGCTTACGCCGCTGGTGCGCTGCGGGGTCGGCCCGCTGCAGATAGACCGTGGGAATCCACGTCGACAGCGCGAACACCACCAGAAATGTCCAAACCTGCCAATAATCGACTGTGCCAGCGAGCAGGAACAACACCAGCCCGAAGACGGCAAGCTCAACGACTCCGAACGCGACAACTTTCGCAATGGCTTTCACAAGCCCACCTGTCTTCACCGCGCTGAGGTGCTTTCCAGCTGCTGGGCCAGGTTTCTCACCGTGGGCGCATCAAACAGTGCAAGCATCGTCAGATTCGCGTTCAGGGCCGTGTTGATCGCGGCAACCACCCGCATTGCCCCGAGTGAGTTACCACCCAGATCGAAGAACGATTCGTCCACTCCAACCCGGTCCACACCCAGCACGTGGGCGAAAATGCTGGACAGGATCTGCTCGTTCAAAGTGGCCGGCCGGCAATAGGTGCTGTTGGTGTCACGCGTGTCGACGCTCTGCCCCTCGACTCGACTGCTCCGCTCACTCCACCGATCTCGCCCGATGCCGTTCAGCAGATCCAGAGATGACAGCTGGCGGCCAGGATGAGCAGTCATCGCCACCAGCACCTGCTTGAACCGCTCGATCAGCTCCTTGATGCTCTCCGCGTCGAACACGTCGGTGTCGTACTGGACACGAAGTTCCAACTCCCGGCCCGGCCCAGCCTGTACGGCAATCGGATAGTGGTAGTAGTCACGACTACTGAGGCCGGTGATGGCCAATCCGTTGACGTCGGCGGCCGCCCTCGTATCGGTCGGATAGTTCTCATAGACGAACACCGTGTCGAAAAGTCGTTCCTGTCCGGTGATGCGGTGGATGTCGCTCAGGGCCAGATGCTGATGCTCCAGGGTGTCGTTGTGTCTACCCTGCAACTGCCCCAACAACTCCGCCGTCGTGGTGGCCGCACCAATAGTGGCCCGCACCGGCACCGTATTGATCAGCAAACCCACCATCGATTCGGCACCGAGCACCTCGGCCGGCCGACCCGAAACCGTAGTACCGAACGCCACATCACCGTGCCCGCACAACGAACTCAGCAGCAACGCCCACGCACCCTGCAACACCACATTGACCGTCGTCTGCTGCGAACGCGCCAGCTTTGTCAACGCTCGAGTCGTCCGCAGAGGCACCCGGAACAGGTCTACGCTGCGCCGGCCGAACTGCAGCTTCTGTGGCGGGCCCAGGAGTGTGGGCGCATCGAATCCGGCCATCGCCTTGCGCCACGCGTGCTGGGCCGCAACCTGATCGCGTTCGGAAAGCCAGGTGACAAAGCTGCGATACGAGGCCGCCGGGGGAAGCCGCACCCCGTGATATCCGGCGAAGATCTCCTGCATGAGGATCGGCATCGACCAGCCATCCAACACGATGTGATGATTCGTGAGCACGAACCGGTACCGGTTGTCGGCAACGCGGATGAGGACAGCGCGGAAAGCGGGCTGTTCGGCGAGATCGCAGACAGCTGTACGCTCGGCGGCGCATATCTTTTCGATCTGTTCTTCAGTATCGGAATCTGCTATTCCATCGGCTAATTCGATATACATCCAGGGCGCCACAGGCTGGGCGGGGATGATCTGCAGTGGCTGTTCAAACTGGTCGCAAAAGCGGGCGGCCAAGTGCGGGTGCCGCGCAACTACCGTCTGTACCGCTTCGTGGAGCCGCTCCGCGTCGAGCACACCACCGAGCGCGATCTCGAACTGCACCGCATACACATCGTCACCCGAGCTCTTCGCGATGCCGGCATGGAATAGCAGACCCTGTTGCAGGGGAGTCAGCGGCAAAACATCGGCAACCGGAAAGTGACTCTGTAGCCCGTCGATCTGCTGCTGGCTGAGTCTGGCGGGAAGAATATCCGACGGTGTCAACCCGCCTCCGCCCCTGCGTACATGCGCGCAGATGCCGGCCAGCGCGTCGAACCACAGCCGGTTGATCCTGGTGACTGCCATGCGATCCAGCGCCGTGGGCGCCCACGTCCAGGTGGCATTCAGGTGCGGCCCGGTGTCCGTGTCGATGGTCACCGCGTTGAGCTCCACGGTGTGAGGCAACGCGATGGGCATCGCCCCGGCGGCCCCGGTCAACGACAGCCCTTCTTGGCTGAATCGCCACACATCCCCGGATGCGTACGCCGCCGGAGAGCCCAGCCGTCCAAGGTAATTGAATCCGATCGCCGGATCGGATTCAGGAAGGTCGACGTCGGGGTTCAAATAGCGCAACAGTCCATAGGTCAGTCCGTCCGGCATGGCCCGAAGTTGTTCCTTGGCCTCCTTGATCACCGCACCCAGCGCCGCGTCACCCGCCACCACCTGTGTCCAGCGCAGCCCACCAACCGCCAGCGACACCGGGTACTTGGTCGTGAACCACCCGACCGTACGCGACAGGTCGATATTGCCCTCGGATGTTCCGCTCCGGGCTGGTAGATCCTCGTGACGGCCGTGGCCTTCCACATCGATGGCGATCGGTGCGGCACCGGTCCCCAAATGTTGTGCCCATGCCAGGGCAAAGGCAATCAGCAGGATCTCGTGCACCCCGGCGTGGAACGCCGCAGGCACCTCACCAAGCAACATGTGTGTGGTTTCGGCATCCAGGAACTCGGTCAGTCGTCCGGCCGTGGCGAATGTGTCCTCGGTGGGCCGCGGCGCGGCCAAGCTCGACGCGATCGACCCCACCTGCCGCCAGGCCCCGGCCTGGCGGACCACATCCGGATGCCGCGCATGTTCGGCCAATCGATCCGACCAGCGCTGGAACGACGTACCCGCTGGAGGCAACAAGACCTGCTGTCCACCACGCAATTGGGTCGAGGCTATGGTCAAGTCCTCCAGCAGAATCCGCCAGGAAACACCGTCGACGGCCAAGTGATGAATGATCAACACCAGCTGGCCGGTGGCCGCCACCCACAGCCCGCTCAGCATCACGCCGGCCGCGGGGTCCAACCGCGACCGTGCCGCCACCAGTGTCTCGTCCGAAAGAACGTCCACCGCGTGCAGGCAGTCCGCGGCGTTGACGGTCCCCGGCTCGGGCACCGTCAACGCCCACCCGCCGGCGCCGTCGTCAGCGGCCCGCAAGCGCAGCATGCTGTGCCGATCGAGCAAGGCCTGCAACATGATCAGGACCGCCGCTTCCGTCACTCCGGCAGGAGCCTGCAGCACCACCGTCTGATTGAATTCATCAATAGGGCCTTCAATTCCCTTCAGCCAGAGCATGATCGGGGTCGCCACCATCGAACCGACGCCCTCGTCGATCACCCCATCCGAGCCATCGGCCATCCTGACCACACGGGCCAGCCGGGCCACGGTTTGCTGCACGAAGATGTCACGCGGTCTACCTATCAGACCGGCTCCGTGGGCCCGCCACACCACCTGGATGGCCGAAATACTGTCACCGCCCAAGTCGAAGAACGAGTCATCGACGCCGACACGTTCCAGGCCGAGCACCTGGGCGTAGATCCCGGCCAGTATCTCCTCTACGAGCGTGGCCGGGGCACGGTAATGATCGATGTCGCTGTATTCCGGTGCGGGCAAGGCTTTTTTGTCGAGCTTGCCGTTGACCGTCAACGGCAATGCCGCCAAAGAGACCACCGCGGCCGGCACCATATAACTCGGCAGGCACTCGG
It includes:
- a CDS encoding TetR/AcrR family transcriptional regulator, which codes for MIYNSIMRSKRGRDRTFTETARRQQIIACAIDVIAEVGYPQTTIRKIADRAGIAMSVVLYHFGTKDGLIEAVIASMYQAALETVPPAINRARTQTDKLAAYIRSSIDYFDTHRPQLTALAQLGTSYKPHSGKHFGDLGLTPELSEQLAQLDPATLLRAGQKTGEFCYFPVDSTAIALQAAVNAVVEKILRDPEFDVHRYSDDLVKMFSRMVRNA
- a CDS encoding TetR/AcrR family transcriptional regulator — its product is METIVDAALQIVDEEGGEALSMRALARRLDSGTATIYRHFANRTEVVAHVVDRVFGEVQLDDPALARMPWQDACIVSSRALFDALRRHPNVAMLLADQIPVGPNVFMIREHTLTLCLQAGFSPAEAIRIYMTLGRYVLGFANQIGAEHRASEADIAMLTRLVENIDLASYPSTLATAGVTLVPLDEEFDFGLGLIVAGLEGLRHGE
- a CDS encoding methyltransferase family protein, translated to MKAIAKVVAFGVVELAVFGLVLFLLAGTVDYWQVWTFLVVFALSTWIPTVYLQRADPAAHQRRKRAGPVAETRSLQKVLIGSWYFSLAAMVVISALDHRFGWSSVPPAICAAGDVLVAVGLGVTSLVVVQNGFAASTVRVETGQTLVTTGLYGLVRHPMYTGNFITIVGFPLALGSYWGLACVVPSLLVLIVRIVDEEKLLVEELDGYRAYTRAARYRLMPYVW